One Salvia splendens isolate huo1 chromosome 22, SspV2, whole genome shotgun sequence DNA segment encodes these proteins:
- the LOC121786157 gene encoding chromatin modification-related protein EAF1 B-like isoform X2 — protein MHGCDSPSVLLVNAEVESMGGVVEGGVGIAHKTSLRRAAIERIQGELRQEYNVRDKTKRELEFLEKGGNPLDLLKPGDAASISVQSTSLTNQHQDHFVTGEAKGSFAFTASPHGDSVESSGRLGVDLCEPNSADNLMLFDGEHDCSEGDKISLHPRRNKTVLPEKLSQMDGSHRTREHGESVAFSVPKKAYKRRNRSRPNRDGIRLSSVDVNTTHGSDGSSLPPHHDKELKGQISDAENPFISINCDSKPMCAKDGVKDGMVETQQDIKLGDGKAVESSKNLLEPVLVEAASDAIACTLDDQCNQQSQCDALETPTQMTFDGSEAIQTIEEMTSAVNECQKIEPANKTEKESSYCQINGSSSEKDGTKFDAHNMTDLCGMKVLDSSLSCAQTNKSIDGNNVGGMCKKVTNGDSNVPIKDQTIPSEGTALVESDELVIEKRQAGVVGGCALDNPKNSSACLMQQESGFKRKHEELNDNGSAMKNEMKNQIVNEAMEPSSEPRGSESGIKTDPLLDGNLGLRDEISCAVINQHSFYTSTSDFPNDGSLTKNSTISLEAQTSSSSNSKLQLEIDEDSVLKEAQIIEAKRKRIAQLSALTSVRKMHPKSHWDYVLEEMTWLANDFTQERTWKIAAAAQISSRAAFASRLRKHESNSGMEAKKVAHTLSKHIMEFWHSVEAKTSLLEQERKRDDTLPVKAYAVRFLKHHNFNVINNQAEVSVTPDRVSDMEILDLSWDDKLTEENLFYAVPAGAMEAYKHSIVSQVARCENIGNSAQEEVKETSAYDATADFESQDTAYDEDEGDISPYNMPMAFDNSKSSRFGQKKRKHLIRGYGVKSYEVSSDKLPMRYAENKIVSQPTTLMVKRPGGSLNVSIPTKRVRTASRRFISPFSAGTSECLQLPNKTDASSDDTNSFQDEQSTLHGGSFVPNSLEVESGRDFNKQLPFYSAEIMTKHKKRKRPKHLHASYEPRWQVDTTFQIEQFQRDNNNIKKSQQLESNGNSGLFGQPVIKKPKIMRLSEDNSFENIAPGSAPSPAASQMSNMSNPNKFVKMLSGRDRGRKPKIMKMPTGQLGSGSPWTLFEDQALVVLAHDLGPNWELVSDAINSTLQFKCIYRKAKECKERHNFLMDKTSGDGADSAEDSGSSQPYPSTLPGIPKGSARQLFQRLQGPMEEETLKSHFEKIIIIGRKQQYHKNQDPKQLQQPHGSHAFALSQVFPNNLNGGPVLTPLDLCDATISGPDILPIDYQGSHPSGLAVANQGPATSMHPASGAVSALQGSPNMMPGNNFSSSPGSMRDGRYVVPRPASPDEQHRVQQYNHMMTNRNVAQPNLTPSGALPAADRGSRLLPGVSGMGIGSGVTRSMPMTRPGFQGIASSSMVNSGSMHSGVGSGQGSSMLRPREPLHTMRPGLSRDSQRQMTAPELHMQASPGNSQVPHFGGLSSALPNQTVSPPVSSYPLHHQPSHPVSPQPQVLSPRHPHFQGPTNHTPNPQQQAYAIHLAKERKHRLLQQQQHPVQPQFAASSSLMPHVQSQSQLPISPTVQNSSQVQFQSATPPVSLSPLTSVSSIPQHQQKHQLPGQGGTRNAQAGRSGLANQTGKHRQKQQQQLSQSRRQHPQQRQHSQAQQPAKDVKGVGRGGLTMHQTLPVDPLLGNGVSTSPRNQSSDQGDTSTHLMSSQGPFSNSPPNTVQPTGQYGSPRPPNQSVTHQKNHPSAMSNSNHQQTLSHQKLVNQNKLALQRLQPNRQIESDLAKPQAVDSDADQHRTSNSGEMVATTTLPRTASNATNAAKAVSSANTHQWHASEQPLDGHTTNISRTVSMPATAGESATQVGQELGQRPLASLPSSKHDVSAHFQQHQQSSQLPHPHSPASQQPLYSQQGQLLQASKGNLYGRPSDHSVE, from the exons ATGCATGGGTGCGACTCACCGTCTGTGCTCTTAGTAAATGCCGAAGTTGAGTCTATGGGAGGAGTTGTCGAAGGTGGAGTTGGTATTGCTCACAAAACTTCTCTCAGACGAGCAGCTATCGAAAGGATCCAAGGAGAGCTCAG GCAAGAGTATAATGTTCGGGATAAGACAAAAAGAGAATTGGAATTTCTTGAAAAA GGTGGAAATCCCTTGGATTTACTTAAGCCTGGAGATGCTGCTTCAATTAGTGTTCAGTCAACTTCGTTGACCAATCAACATCAGGATCACTTTGTTACCGG TGAAGCAAAAGGCAGTTTTGCATTCACTGCGTCACCCCATGGAGACTCTGTGGAGAGTAGTGGTAGACTTGGGGTGGATCTTTGTGAACCCAATAGTGCTGATAATCTTATGCTATTTGATGGTGAACATGACTGTTCTGAGGGTGATAAGATTTCATTACATCCTAGAAGGAATAAAACTGTGCTACCAGAAAAGTTATCTCAGATGGATGGGAGTCATAGGACTCGGGAACATGGTGAATCAGTTGCTTTTAGCGTGCCTAAAAAAGCGTATAAGAGAAGGAATAGGTCCCGTCCAAATCGTGATGGGATTAGATTGAGTTCAGTTGATGTAAATACAACTCATGGCAGTGATGGCTCTTCTCTACCGCCTCACCACGACAAGGAGCTTAAAGGACAAATATCTGATGCCGAAAATCCGTTTATATCTATAAATTGTGATTCAAAGCCTATGTGTGCTAAAGATGGTGTGAAGGATGGAATGGTGGAGACACAACAGGATATAAAGTTAGGTGATGGAAAGGCTGTAGAGTCATCTAAAAACCTGCTCGAACCTGTACTTGTGGAGGCTGCATCAGATGCTATTGCCTGTACTCTGGATGATCAATGTAATCAACAATCACAATGTGATGCTTTAGAGACTCCCACTCAAATGACTTTTGATGGATCTGAGGCCATACAGACAATTGAAGAGATGACTTCTGCAGTTAATGAGTGCCAGAAAATTGAGCCTGCCAATAAAACTGAGAAGGAATCTAGTTACTGTCAAATAAATGGTAGCAGCAGTGAAAAGGATGGGACAAAATTTGATGCTCATAACATGACTGACTTGTGTGGCATGAAGGTTTTGGATTCTTCATTATCTTGTGCACAAACCAACAAAAGTATTGATGGAAACAATGTTGGTGGTATGTGTAAAAAAGTTACAAATGGCGATTCAAATGTGCCTATCAAAGATCAGACTATACCCTCAGAGGGAACGGCATTGGTAGAAAGTGATGAGCTTGTAATTGAAAAGAGACAGGCGGGGGTGGTTGGTGGTTGTGCTCTTGACAACCCAAAAAACTCCTCAGCATGTCTGATGCAGCAAGAGAGTGGCTTCAAGCGGAAACATGAAGAATTGAATGACAATGGATCTGCTATGAAGAATGAGATGAAAAATCAAATTGTTAATGAAGCAATGGAGCCTTCTTCTGAACCAAGGGGGTCAGAATCAGGAATAAAAACTGATCCTCTTTTGGATGGAAATCTTGGATTACGTGACGAAATTTCATGTGCTGTTATAAATCAGCATTCTTTTTATACTTCAACTTCTGATTTCCCTAATGATGGATCATTGACTAAGAATTCTACTATTTCCCTTGAGGCTCAAACTTCTTCCTCTTCAAACTCAAAACTACAGCTAGAAATTGATGAAGATTCAGTCTTGAAAGAAGCACAAATTATCGAG GCAAAACGAAAGAGGATTGCACAATTATCTGCTTTGACATCTGTGAGAAAAATGCATCCAAAATCTCATTGGGATTATGTGCTCGAAGAGATGACATGGTTGGCAAATGATTTTACTCAG GAGCGTACTTGGAAAATAGCTGCTGCGGCTCAAATAAGTTCTCGAGCTGCTTTTGCTTCTAGGTTGAGAAAACACGAGAGCAATTCTGGTATGGAGGCAAAAAAAGTAGCTCATACCTTGTCAAAACATATCATGGAGTTCTGGCATTCTGTTGAG GCAAAGACCTCATTACTTGAGCAGGAAAGAAAAAGAGATGACACTCTTCCCGTTAAGGCTTATGCAGTTAGATTTTTGAAACATCACAATTTCAATGTTATTAATAACCAAGCTGAGGTGTCGGTGACTCCAGATAGAGTATCTGACATGGAGATCCTTGACCTCTCATGGGACGATAAATTAACAGAA GAAAATCTCTTCTATGCAGTCCCCGCTGGGGCCATGGAAGCCTATAAGCACTCAATAGTATCACAGGTTGCACGGTGTGAG AACATAGGAAATAGTGCTCAAGAGGAAGTGAAAGAAACATCTGCCTATGATGCCACTGCAG ACTTTGAATCTCAAGATACTGCATATGATGAGGATGAGGGGGACATAAGCCCATATAACATGCCAATGGCCTTTGACAATAGTAAGTCCTCAAGATTTGGCCAAAAGAAGCGTAAACACTTGATACGTGGTTATGGGGTGAAATCATACGAAGTAAGCTCCGACAAATTGCCAATGCGATATGCTGAAAACAAAATTGTCAGTCAACCAACCACTTTAATGGTGAAGCGACCAGGTGGCAGTCTTAATGTGTCAATTCCAACAAAACGCGTCCGGACTGCTTCCAGGAGATTTATCAGCCCATTTAGTGCAGGAACCTCTGAATGCCTTCAGCTACCTAATAAAACAGATGCTTCGAGTGATGATACCAATTCATTTCAGGATGAGCAGTCGACTCTTCATGGCGGATCATTTGTTCCAAATAGCTTGGAAGTTGAGTCAGGCAGGGACTTCAATAAGCAATTACCATTTTACTCAGCAGAAATCATGACAAAACATAAGAAAAGGAAGAGACCCAAGCATCTG CATGCTTCGTATGAACCAAGATGGCAGGTTGATACTACCTTCCAAATAGAGCAG TTTCAGAGGGATAACAATAACATAAAGAAAAGTCAGCAACTTGAGTCTAATGGCAACAGTG GTTTATTTGGTCAACCCGTGATAAAGAAGCCAAAGATTATGCGTTTATCAGAAGATAACTCTTTTGAGAATATTGCTCCTGGTTCTGCTCCTTCTCCAGCAGCCTCCCAAATGAGTAACATGTCTAATCCAAATAAATTTGTTAAAATGCTTAGTGGTCGGGATCGGGGTAGAAAGCCAAAGATTATGAAG ATGCCTACTGGTCAGTTGGGTTCAGGAAGTCCATGGACACTCTTCGAGGACCAG GCACTTGTTGTCCTGGCACATGACTTGGGCCCAAACTGGGAGCTTGTTAGCGATGCTATCAACAGTACTCTGCAGTTCAAG TGCATATATCGCAAAGCTAAGGAATGCAAGGAGCGCCACAATTTTTTGATGGATAAAACATCTGGTGATGGAGCAGATAGTGCTGAAGACTCTGGGTCCTCTCAACCATATCCTTCTACACTGCCTGGCATTCCCAAG GGAAGCGCCAGGCAGTTGTTTCAGCGTTTGCAGGGGCCAATGGAAGAAGAAACTCTCAAATCTCACTTTGAGAAAATCATCATTATTGGGCGGAAACAACAGTACCATAAAAACCAG GATCCCAAACAACTCCAGCAACCTCATGGATCTCATGCATTTGCACTGTCCCAAGTCTTCCCGAACAACCTGAATGGAGGCCCCGTTCTAAC CCCTCTGGATTTATGTGATGCCACTATTTCTGGCCCGGACATACTTCCCATTGATTATCAAGGGTCACATCCTAGTGGATTAGCCGTTGCAAATCAGGGTCCTGCGACTTCGATGCATCCTGCATCTGGTGCTGTTTCTGCACTGCAAGGATCGCCAAATATGATGCCTGGCAACAACTTTTCATCCTCACCAGGCTCTATGAG GGATGGTAGATATGTTGTTCCTAGACCTGCATCACCCGACGAACAGCATAGAGTGCAGCAGTATAACCATATGATGACTAATAGGAATGTGGCACAGCCTAATCTCACTCCTTCTGGAGCTCTTCCAGCAGCTGATCGTGGTTCCCGTTTACTTCCTGGTGTTAGTGGCATGGGTATAGGCAGCGGTGTTACTAGAAGCATGCCAATGACAAGGCCTGGGTTCCAAGGCATTGCTTCATCATCTATGGTTAACTCTGGGAGTATGCACTCTGGAGTAGGTTCTGGTCAAGGAAGTTCCATGTTGAGACCTCGTGAACCTCTGCACACGATGCGG CCTGGCCTGAGTCGGGATTCGCAGAGGCAAATGACGGCGCCTGAGCTTCATATGCAGGCCTCACCAGGAAACAGCCAAGTGCCTCACTTTGGTGGATTGAGTTCGGCCTTACCTAATCAGACCGTGTCTCCACCAGTATCCTCGTACCCGCTCCATCATCAGCCGTCCCATCCAGTATCACCTCAGCCTCAAGTCCTTAGTCCTCGTCACCCACATTTCCAAGGACCGACTAATCATACCCCAAATCCCCAACAGCAAGCCTATGCTATTCACTTGGCCAAAGAGAGAAAACATCGTCTTCTGCAACAGCAGCAGCACCCAGTACAGCCACAGTTTGCTGCATCTAGTTCTTTGATGCCACATGTTCAGTCACAGTCTCAACTCCCAATATCACCTACAGTACAAAATAGTTCACAAGTTCAATTCCAATCAGCTACACCGCCGGTATCACTTtctccgttgacatcagtttCTTCAATTCCCCAGCATCAGCAGAAGCATCAATTACCAGGTCAAGGAGGTACACGGAATGCACAAGCTGGTAGGAGTGGGCTTGCTAATCAGACTGGCAAGCATAGACAAAAACAGCAACAGCAGCTTTCACAATCTAGAAGGCAACATCCTCAGCAGCGGCAGCATTCACAAGCTCAACAGCCTGCTAAGGATGTAAAAGGAGTGGGGAGAGGTGGCCTGACGATGCATCAGACCCTTCCAGTTGATCCTTTGTTAGGAAATGGGGTTTCAACAAGTCCCAGGAATCAAAGTTCCGATCAAGGAGATACATCCACTCATTTAATGTCAAGTCAGGGCCCATTTTCCAATTCTCCGCCAAATACTGTGCAGCCAACAGGGCAATATGGGTCCCCACGGCCACCTAACCAGTCCGTTACTCACCAAAAGAATCATCCATCGGCCATGTCTAATTCAAACCACCAACAGACATTATCCCACCAGAAGTTAGTGAATCAAAACAAATTGGCTCTTCAAAGACTGCAGCCAAATCGCCAGATAGAGTCTGATCTAGCAAAACCACAAGCTGTAGATTCTGACGCCGACCAGCACCGAACAAGCAACTCTGGTGAGATGGTTGCCACAACAACATTACCTCGGACCGCTAGTAATGCAACTAATGCGGCAAAGGCTGTCTCTTCGGCCAATACTCACCAATGGCATGCTTCAGAACAACCATTGGATGGGCATACAACCAATATAAGTCGCACAGTGTCAATGCCAGCTACTGCTGGTGAGTCTGCTACGCAGGTGGGACAAGAGCTTGGCCAGAGGCCGTTGGCCAGCTTGCCTTCTAGTAAACATGATGTTAGTGCACACTTCCAGCAGCATCAGCAGTCGTCACAACTTCCACATCCTCATTCACCAGCGTCCCAGCAGCCTCTATATTCTCAGCAGGGGCAGCTGCTTCAAGCAAGCAAAGGCAATTTATATGGTCGGCCCAGTGACCATAGTGTGGAATGA